One Arachis hypogaea cultivar Tifrunner chromosome 18, arahy.Tifrunner.gnm2.J5K5, whole genome shotgun sequence genomic window, atccttcttcttctcccaccAGTGATCTCACCTTAGCCCTTGCAAGGCTCCAGAAACAATCAATGCCTTTTGATGATCATGATCTCTCAATCTTGGGCAACCCCACAAGCTCCCTTTGTGATATTCTTGGAAATCAAGCCCTTAACACCCACAACACTTCATCAACTGGCTTCTTGGAAGCACTTAGAACCGGATTCCAAGGAAACAATAGTAATAACAATACTCTTCATCATCAGAATCTGTACTATTCATATGGGAATGGGGACATGGGTGAGGTTGTGGACAATGGTGCTGTTAATGGTGGAGACATGTTGCTACCTAATAACTATGATTCAGAGATGAGCAATGCAGCAACTCAAGCAGTGAGTGTCAGCACCATGAAACAAGAACTATGCAGTGAAGCTACTAAGGTTCTTGGTGGTGGCGGTTTTCCATGGCATAATAGTAGTAATGGGGACACAAACATGGGTGAATTTGATTCAGCAAGAGCAACTTGGAATGCTGGTTTCACATCTTCAAATTGGCATGGCCTTCTCCATAGTCCTCTAATGTAAGACATGCTCATGAATCAGAAGGCACTGCTGTATGTGATGATGATTTTCCTCTCACCTTATTAGCTTTGACTAAAAGACCagtcttaattagttactttaaATCATCTTTAATTAGTAGGTTTGAGTTAAATAGGGATTTGGATCTCATCAATGATCAATCcactctcttttcttttgttgtttttttatttttcttttgtagctTGCTTAAATTATATATGGGATTTTTTGTACTGCTATCTCTTTTATTGGTGGATAGACTAAATGAAAGTTCTGATTTGTTT contains:
- the LOC112772072 gene encoding dof zinc finger protein DOF2.1 — encoded protein: MDPSSGQHHQEMSSNQGLENMIGCSTKSQQQERKPRPQPEQALKCPRCDSTNTKFCYYNNYSLSQPRYFCKSCRRYWTKGGTLRNVPVGGGCRKNKRSSNSSSSSTTSSSSNSPAPSSRRPQDHHHGFISPNNPLITAFPHLAYDHHHPSSSPTSDLTLALARLQKQSMPFDDHDLSILGNPTSSLCDILGNQALNTHNTSSTGFLEALRTGFQGNNSNNNTLHHQNLYYSYGNGDMGEVVDNGAVNGGDMLLPNNYDSEMSNAATQAVSVSTMKQELCSEATKVLGGGGFPWHNSSNGDTNMGEFDSARATWNAGFTSSNWHGLLHSPLM